A portion of the Bdellovibrionales bacterium CG10_big_fil_rev_8_21_14_0_10_45_34 genome contains these proteins:
- a CDS encoding DUF1328 domain-containing protein: MLRAAIIFFVLALVSLIFGATGFAGLSAEIGKTLLVVFLILSALSLVVNLFSQQRTKRLP, encoded by the coding sequence GTGTTACGAGCAGCAATAATCTTTTTCGTACTAGCCCTTGTCTCGCTCATCTTCGGAGCAACTGGATTCGCAGGCTTATCTGCAGAAATTGGCAAAACACTACTTGTGGTGTTTCTCATACTTTCGGCTCTTAGCCTTGTCGTAAATCTTTTTTCGCAGCAGCGAACAAAGCGATTACCCTAA